The following DNA comes from Armatimonadota bacterium.
CCGGTCTTGGTGCTCAGAAAGACCACCGAGCGGCCTGAGGGAGTTTCGGCGGGCAGCGCAAAACTCGTCGGGACCAATACTCAGGCAATTGTTGACGAGGCTGAAAACCTGCTGCATGATCGTGCGGCTTATGATAAAATGGCTCAAGTAAAGAACCCGTACGGCGACGGTTCCGCCGCTGAAAGGATCTGGCAGATAATCTGCTCCCGGTTTAACATTTGATGGCAAGCGGAGTTGAAAATTCGATAAAAGTCATCTGGGGACTGCTTGTACGGCTGGTCATCTTCGTGGCAGCGGCGTATGTGCTCTATCGTGTCCGCACGATTCTTATATCGGTCTTGATATCTATCCTGCTTGCTTATGCCCTCCTTCCACTTGTGGACTGGCTGTGCAAAAAACGAGCGCTTCGGCTGCACCCGAAGACGCAGAGACTTATAGCCACGATTGTTGTTTTCGTCGCATTCTTGGCAGTTGCAACTGTCATGGTTGCGGTTATGACTACTCCGTTTAATGATGAGCTTTCCCGGTTTACAGGCAGCTTCCAGCAATATGCGGACCAGTTAAGCGGGTTTGCAGGCAGCTTCGAAAAGTGGTATGCAAATGCAGTCCCCTATGATGTCAAGAACCTGATCGGCAATCTGGACTACTCAGGGTTATCGAAAACATTCAGCATATATTTGCAGAGGCTGTTGACCGTCACAAAGTCGTGGATCGGTCTCGCGCTCGAGCTTATACTGATCCCGGTGCTGGCCTTTTATTTCGTGCTCGATCACAGGACGCTTACCCGGGAGATGTATGGTCTGGTTCCAAAAAGACGCCGTCGGGAGGCGATCAGGATCGGACATGAGATCGGTATGATCCTGCAGAGTTATGTCGTTGGGCAGATCATCTTGTGTGTGCTGGCGGGTGTGCTGACCGGAGTCTTTCTGGGGATACTCAGTGTTCCGTATGTTATAGTCCTTGCTCTGTTTGCAGCCATAACTCGTGCGATTCCGGTGATCGGCCCTGTAGTGAGCGGCATCCCCATTGTGTTGGTTGGGCTCTTGAACTTCCACGGCCTTGCCGTCCCGATGTATTTACTAGTATTCGTTATAGTCATGCATTTCGCCGAGAGTAAGTTTATCATGCCCAAGCTGATAGGTGACCGGCTCAGGCTCCACCCGGCAGTGGTAATCATCGTGCTGCTGATCGGAGCGGAGTTCTGCGGACTGATCGGGATGTTCCTTGCGGCTCCCGTTGCGGCAATCGTGCGTGAACTGATCCGGCTGTATTATATCCGGCCGCACGGCAAAGTGCCTCTTTTGGATATAGAAGAAGATCCTAGTGATGCTGTGGCTGTTTAGCCTGAAAAACTAATATCGGAAGCTGGAGTAAGTATATTGTTATCCGCTTGGCAAGCTATTATATTGGGGGCCGTTCAAGGCCTTACTGAGTTTATCCCCGTGAGCAGTTCGGGGCATCTTATCGCAATTCCATATCTGCTCCACTGGAACTATCAGGGCAAAGCATTCGATGTAGCCGCTCACATGGGCACGCTTGTCGCTCTGGTTGCATATTACTGGCGCGACTGGATATCTATTCTCTCCAGCTTTGCCTCCCATATATTCAAGGGCAAGCCGTATGACAAGGACGACTCCACCGGTGTGAGCGGCCGCTTGTTTGTTCCTATACTTGTAGCGTGTGTACCTGCAGCCATAGTGGGATATTTATGGGATGACCTGATCGAGACCAAGCTCAGCGTATGGTATGTCGTTGCACCTGCCATGGCCGTATTCGGCCTGATAATGTTTTGGGCTGACCGTGCCGGAAAAAAGCAGCGCGACATGGCTCATATGACCTATGTGGACTACATTACTATCGGCGTTGCGCAGGCAATGGCACTGCTGCCGGGCGTATCCAGGTCCGGTATTACGATCACCGCCGGGCTCTTCAGAAACCTCGACCGTTCCGCAGCCGCAAGGTTCAGTTTCCTCCTTTCGACCCCGATTGTCTTTGGCGCCGGTATGATGGCACTTAAAAAGGTCCTGCACACGGGCATGGTCGCTCAGGAATGGACTGCATTTGGTTGGGGATTTGCAAGCGCAGCCATATTCGGCTACATTGCGATTCACTTCCTGATCAGCTTCCTACGCAAGAACTCCATGACGGCCTTTGTTGTCTATCGGATAGTCTTTGCCGCACTTATGGTTGGAGTCTTTCTCCTTAAAGTGTAGTTGAGCCTGACACCCTCAAACTTCGACTCTCGTTTGACACCCTGCCTGCCGCCGTGGTACAGTTTGGTTGGACATATAGACAATGGAGGATGGTTAATTGTCATACAAGATCACACTAATCCCGGGCGATGGGACCGGACCTGAAATTACCGAGGCGACTCGCAGGGTCATCGAGGCAACCGGGGTTGATATAGAATGGGAAGTCAAGGAAGCAGGCGTTGACGTAATGGAAAAATACGGCACTCCGCTGCCCGCCGGGGTCCTTGACAGCATCCGAGCCAACAAAGTCGCGCTCAAAGGGCCGATCACCACTCCTATCGGCAAGGGTTTTAGAAGTGTGAATGTGGCCCTGCGCAGGGAGCTTGACCTGTATGCATGCGTGCGGCCCTGTAAGTTTTACCCGGGCATCAGGTCCAGGTATCAGGATGTCGATCTGGTGGTCGTGCGTGAGAACACTGAAGACTTATACGCGGGCGTAGAGTGGGATTTGGATTCTGACGAAGCCAATCAGATCATAAACATGTCCGGCGGAAAGATCCGCAAAGACTCGGCTATCTCGATCAAGCCGATATCGGTCACCGGCACAAGAAGAATCGTCAAGCTCGCGTTCGATTATGCCATCGCCAATGGTCGAAAGAGCGTAACAGCCGTTGCCAAAGCAAATATAATGAAGTTCACAGACGGCCTTTTCTATAAAGTCGCTCGTGAGGTCGCAAAAGCCTATGGAGCAAAGTTTGAGTGGAGCGATCTTGAGCCCGAGCAGGGCGATCCGACTCTGGCCGACTGTGCGGGCAAAGGCGCGGGAATCGTCTATAATGAGCGCCTGGTAGACAACATGTGTATGCAGCTTGTGCAGAAGCCCGAGCTTTATGACGTGATATGCCTGCCAAACCTCTACGGCGATATTCTATCGGACCTTTGCGCGGGTTTGGTCGGCGGGCTGGGTGTTGCTCCCGGTGCGAATATCGGTGACGGTGTCGCACTCTTTGAGCCTACCCATGGCAGCGCGCCTAAATATAAGGGTCAGAACAAAGTCAACCCGATTGCAATGATCCTTTCTGGAATGCTGATGCTCCGGCACATAGGCGAGACTAATGCAGCCGACAGGCTCGAAGCAGCCGTTGCCAAGATAGTTGCCGAGGGCAAGGACGTCACATATGATATGAAGCCGGACCGCAATGATCCGACCGCAGTGGGCACCTCGCAGGTTGCCGATGCGATTATAAGGGAGCTGGGCAAGTAGAGCGTTCGTGAGCAAGATAGAAATATCTCATACAGATGATGAGCAGGAACTAAAAGATAAACAGGCCGAGTTGATCAGGCTCAAGACTCGGCTCACCAAACTTGAGCTGGACCTGGCAACACTACAGGCCCAGCTTCATGCATTTGAGGTGCGCTATATACGCTCGGTCGGCGTGCTCTACTCCGAGCTTGACGAGATAAACGCTCAAATTGCCGAAGAGCTTGCACGGATCCACCCTGATAGAGTTGAGGTGCAAAACCAGGCCCAGGAGGCGAGAGCCCATGCCCGTGAGACTGCCGAGACTGTCGGTGAGGTCCGTAAGAAGCCCGAAGAAAAAGACGCATTCCAGCCCTCGGACGAAATCAAGCAGCTATATCGAAAACTGGCAAAGCAGATTCACCCCGACCTGGCCTCGGATGACGACGACCGCTCACAGCGTAACGACATAATGGCGGAAGTAAACCGCGCCTACGAGGACGGCAATATCGAGCGCCTGCAGCAGATCCTGCATGAGTGGAAAACCAGTCCTGAAGCAATAAAAGGCGAAACGATTGAAGCAAGGCTCGCCCGCATTGTTCTCAAAATCGAACGGGTAAGACAGAGACTGACGGCGATCCGACTCGAGATGGAAAGTCTTACGCAATCCAGACTCCATGAGCTGAAGATCAAGGTCGAGAAGGGCGAAATACTGGGCCGCGATGTGCTTGGCGAAATGGCAATCCGCGTTCGCAAGTTTATAGAAGATTCCAA
Coding sequences within:
- the uppP gene encoding undecaprenyl-diphosphatase UppP; this encodes MLSAWQAIILGAVQGLTEFIPVSSSGHLIAIPYLLHWNYQGKAFDVAAHMGTLVALVAYYWRDWISILSSFASHIFKGKPYDKDDSTGVSGRLFVPILVACVPAAIVGYLWDDLIETKLSVWYVVAPAMAVFGLIMFWADRAGKKQRDMAHMTYVDYITIGVAQAMALLPGVSRSGITITAGLFRNLDRSAAARFSFLLSTPIVFGAGMMALKKVLHTGMVAQEWTAFGWGFASAAIFGYIAIHFLISFLRKNSMTAFVVYRIVFAALMVGVFLLKV
- a CDS encoding isocitrate/isopropylmalate dehydrogenase family protein, whose translation is MSYKITLIPGDGTGPEITEATRRVIEATGVDIEWEVKEAGVDVMEKYGTPLPAGVLDSIRANKVALKGPITTPIGKGFRSVNVALRRELDLYACVRPCKFYPGIRSRYQDVDLVVVRENTEDLYAGVEWDLDSDEANQIINMSGGKIRKDSAISIKPISVTGTRRIVKLAFDYAIANGRKSVTAVAKANIMKFTDGLFYKVAREVAKAYGAKFEWSDLEPEQGDPTLADCAGKGAGIVYNERLVDNMCMQLVQKPELYDVICLPNLYGDILSDLCAGLVGGLGVAPGANIGDGVALFEPTHGSAPKYKGQNKVNPIAMILSGMLMLRHIGETNAADRLEAAVAKIVAEGKDVTYDMKPDRNDPTAVGTSQVADAIIRELGK
- a CDS encoding AI-2E family transporter, translating into MASGVENSIKVIWGLLVRLVIFVAAAYVLYRVRTILISVLISILLAYALLPLVDWLCKKRALRLHPKTQRLIATIVVFVAFLAVATVMVAVMTTPFNDELSRFTGSFQQYADQLSGFAGSFEKWYANAVPYDVKNLIGNLDYSGLSKTFSIYLQRLLTVTKSWIGLALELILIPVLAFYFVLDHRTLTREMYGLVPKRRRREAIRIGHEIGMILQSYVVGQIILCVLAGVLTGVFLGILSVPYVIVLALFAAITRAIPVIGPVVSGIPIVLVGLLNFHGLAVPMYLLVFVIVMHFAESKFIMPKLIGDRLRLHPAVVIIVLLIGAEFCGLIGMFLAAPVAAIVRELIRLYYIRPHGKVPLLDIEEDPSDAVAV
- a CDS encoding DnaJ domain-containing protein, which produces MSKIEISHTDDEQELKDKQAELIRLKTRLTKLELDLATLQAQLHAFEVRYIRSVGVLYSELDEINAQIAEELARIHPDRVEVQNQAQEARAHARETAETVGEVRKKPEEKDAFQPSDEIKQLYRKLAKQIHPDLASDDDDRSQRNDIMAEVNRAYEDGNIERLQQILHEWKTSPEAIKGETIEARLARIVLKIERVRQRLTAIRLEMESLTQSRLHELKIKVEKGEILGRDVLGEMAIRVRKFIEDSKLRLEKLQNTQSEDL